In a genomic window of Vibrio gigantis:
- a CDS encoding YkgJ family cysteine cluster protein: MTIEIKNITEPEVTCANCQACCCRLEVMIITDTGVPEEHIAYDEWGGETMKRLDDGWCSAVDRETLMCTIYENRPWICREFEMGSFECVDQRKDVMG, encoded by the coding sequence ATGACCATAGAGATAAAGAACATCACCGAACCTGAAGTAACTTGTGCCAATTGTCAGGCGTGCTGTTGTCGTTTAGAGGTTATGATCATCACAGATACGGGCGTACCTGAAGAGCATATCGCTTACGATGAGTGGGGCGGTGAAACCATGAAACGTCTAGATGATGGTTGGTGCTCAGCGGTAGATAGGGAAACACTAATGTGTACTATCTACGAAAACCGACCATGGATTTGCCGTGAGTTCGAAATGGGCTCTTTCGAATGCGTTGACCAGCGTAAGGATGTAATGGGTTAA
- a CDS encoding DoxX family protein, which yields MGTTISILMVVFFVLASSIKTLGWQKQVFEIQLGFFKSYGLNRMIMFLVGLVELTGAVLLILALSDISPEQTQLLGGAILGATSIGALYFHLRFDTWKDGIPAIVTLLCSSFLVVDFWY from the coding sequence ATGGGTACAACAATAAGTATTTTGATGGTGGTGTTCTTTGTGTTGGCGAGTTCGATTAAAACACTTGGTTGGCAAAAGCAGGTATTTGAAATTCAGCTGGGTTTCTTTAAAAGCTATGGCTTGAATAGAATGATTATGTTTCTAGTGGGTTTGGTCGAACTGACAGGAGCAGTCCTTTTGATTTTAGCTCTAAGTGACATTTCACCAGAACAGACTCAATTGTTGGGCGGTGCAATACTGGGAGCGACTTCGATAGGAGCACTTTACTTCCACTTAAGATTTGATACTTGGAAAGACGGTATTCCTGCGATAGTCACCTTGTTGTGTTCGAGCTTTTTAGTAGTCGATTTCTGGTACTAG
- a CDS encoding YgjV family protein, with the protein MEFNMVEILGYAASIMVAISLTMKDIVRLRVLNFIGCALFTAYGIMIDAWPVAATNGFIACVNIYFLAKMQKEKKTEAMKAAKA; encoded by the coding sequence ATGGAATTCAATATGGTTGAAATTTTAGGTTACGCTGCGTCTATTATGGTCGCAATTTCATTAACAATGAAAGATATCGTTCGTCTGCGTGTCCTTAACTTTATTGGCTGTGCACTCTTCACAGCATACGGAATCATGATTGATGCATGGCCAGTTGCAGCCACCAACGGCTTTATCGCTTGTGTAAACATCTACTTCCTTGCAAAAATGCAAAAGGAAAAAAAAACGGAAGCGATGAAAGCAGCGAAAGCTTAA
- a CDS encoding sensor domain-containing diguanylate cyclase: MKVRRKYILNFSIALAVVSMILSAVQFNRTEKSLLESNELFFETIVNASYDIVDTTVNEAIKTYLKGITDTVASHVWYATPEQEIEQVSQIASELHIGQSGYIYLMSPQGVHLYHPFLQGKKRGHLNHIQKQLSIDSGMSEYFHANPHEISRRAKVAYSMTLPSGNTLVATTYKEELMYLVDLEGLKDKLRKYAFGDSGYVYIVDLQGNLVLHPDFEHKPLKSLIGYSSELLIDRIATKPEGHFSYSISSDSGTTNKNIFYKFYPYLNWVISAGILEQELNRNHSLLFISLLSIIVVLVLYLRHRHLKILDVASLDYLTGLPSRRSFIEQLKLKITQSSPYPITNVGVILLDIDHFKRVNDQYGHAQGDLVICDERELFELSEALRLRIEQLQGLVSPVTISAGCCHTQALTDIETAIDKADKALYQAKNSGRNNTQAYRESEYRAAYM; the protein is encoded by the coding sequence TTGAAAGTCAGACGTAAATACATTCTTAATTTCTCCATTGCGCTCGCCGTCGTGTCGATGATTCTTTCCGCTGTTCAATTCAATCGAACTGAGAAGTCATTATTAGAATCTAATGAACTATTTTTTGAAACGATTGTGAACGCAAGCTACGATATTGTCGACACCACAGTTAATGAGGCGATAAAGACCTATCTTAAGGGAATTACGGATACTGTTGCGTCTCATGTGTGGTATGCCACACCAGAACAAGAAATTGAACAGGTAAGCCAAATTGCCAGTGAATTACACATTGGACAATCGGGTTATATCTATTTGATGTCACCACAAGGCGTCCACCTCTATCATCCATTCTTGCAAGGTAAGAAGCGCGGGCATCTCAATCATATCCAAAAACAGCTCAGTATTGACTCTGGTATGAGCGAATACTTTCACGCCAATCCTCATGAGATAAGCCGCAGAGCCAAAGTCGCTTATTCGATGACACTACCGAGTGGCAATACTTTGGTTGCAACGACCTATAAAGAAGAATTGATGTATTTGGTCGACCTTGAAGGTCTAAAGGACAAGCTGAGAAAGTACGCGTTTGGTGATAGCGGATATGTGTACATTGTTGATCTGCAGGGCAACTTAGTGCTTCATCCGGATTTTGAACACAAGCCATTGAAATCACTAATAGGGTACTCGTCTGAACTCCTTATTGATCGAATCGCCACCAAACCAGAAGGTCATTTCAGTTACTCGATTTCCAGTGATAGCGGTACGACCAACAAAAATATTTTCTATAAGTTTTACCCTTATCTGAACTGGGTGATTTCAGCAGGCATCTTAGAGCAAGAGCTTAATCGAAATCACAGCCTGTTGTTTATTAGTTTGCTGAGCATCATTGTCGTGTTGGTGCTTTACTTGCGGCATCGTCACCTCAAAATCTTAGATGTCGCGAGCCTTGATTACCTTACAGGGCTTCCTAGCAGACGGAGTTTTATTGAGCAGTTAAAACTGAAAATTACTCAAAGTTCACCTTATCCGATAACGAATGTCGGTGTCATCTTGCTTGATATTGACCATTTCAAACGGGTGAACGATCAATATGGTCACGCTCAAGGCGATCTAGTTATCTGTGATGAACGTGAGCTATTTGAATTGTCTGAAGCATTAAGACTACGTATTGAGCAACTTCAAGGCTTGGTGTCGCCAGTGACAATCAGCGCTGGTTGTTGTCATACTCAAGCACTGACTGATATTGAAACCGCTATCGATAAAGCCGACAAAGCGCTTTATCAAGCAAAGAACAGTGGGCGTAATAACACTCAAGCATACCGAGAGAGCGAATATCGCGCTGCTTACATGTGA
- a CDS encoding RluA family pseudouridine synthase, with amino-acid sequence MSANLAQYTPLRTLNQTANQALSLPERFTFPYYYTPHPLCELAMQQLQQSLLDCGVNETSQGNLYAVLLVQDPKTQELGYLSAFSGLQLDSSLELQLSSIAFVPSAFDKQQFQGLNTQGLTQQATLADDIANLEQTHNLDELTSTLSELKHDASKAIETFQLTMAANKAQRNELREQANQEKALGNLESAANLLKQLGNQSSQEKRDLKALRIEWKQKIAEKQSQLDAIEIELKSRKNDYQAISAELETQRLSHYHFINQAAEPKHLLELLEGKDALEGSGDCCLPKLFNFAFEHSLKPLALAEFWWGLPPADIIRQHGNLYPVCQSKSFEIIDHQLSDIELEDNPLIVNPAVGKSFDIVYEDEEIVVVNKPEEFLSVPGKFIEDSIYTRIKARYPDATGPLIIHRLDMSTSGLLILALTAESNKHIQKQFINRTVEKRYTALLDGEITGESGDISLPLRGDITDRPRQLVCHEHGRNAETHWQAVSTNNGKTKVHLYPKTGRTHQLRIHCAHPQGLGVPIRGDDLYGYKRERLHLHAGYLKLIHPTTGEWMEFEVPSEF; translated from the coding sequence ATGTCAGCAAACCTTGCTCAATACACGCCACTGCGCACGTTAAACCAAACAGCGAATCAAGCGTTATCATTACCAGAGCGTTTTACATTCCCGTATTACTATACTCCGCATCCTTTGTGTGAATTAGCGATGCAGCAGCTTCAACAGTCTCTGCTTGACTGTGGTGTGAATGAAACATCGCAAGGTAATCTCTATGCCGTTCTTCTCGTTCAAGATCCTAAAACTCAAGAGCTAGGCTACCTTTCTGCGTTCTCAGGTTTGCAGCTAGATTCGTCTTTGGAACTTCAGCTATCGAGTATCGCCTTTGTTCCTTCTGCTTTTGATAAGCAGCAGTTTCAGGGCCTAAACACGCAAGGCTTAACTCAACAAGCGACTCTAGCTGACGACATTGCTAACCTAGAGCAAACTCACAACCTCGATGAACTGACCTCAACACTGAGCGAACTTAAACACGACGCGAGCAAAGCAATAGAAACCTTTCAGCTCACTATGGCTGCCAACAAAGCACAGCGTAATGAGCTCAGAGAGCAAGCTAACCAAGAGAAAGCACTAGGAAACCTAGAGTCTGCGGCCAACCTACTTAAGCAGTTAGGTAATCAAAGCAGCCAAGAGAAGCGCGACCTAAAAGCACTTCGTATCGAGTGGAAACAGAAGATCGCTGAAAAGCAATCACAATTAGATGCTATCGAAATCGAGCTTAAAAGCCGTAAGAACGACTATCAAGCCATTTCTGCTGAGTTAGAAACTCAGCGTTTGTCTCATTATCACTTTATCAACCAAGCAGCTGAACCAAAGCATTTACTTGAGTTGTTAGAAGGGAAAGACGCCCTTGAAGGCTCCGGAGATTGCTGTCTACCAAAGCTATTTAACTTTGCGTTTGAACACAGTCTTAAACCGTTAGCTTTAGCCGAGTTTTGGTGGGGATTACCGCCAGCAGATATCATTCGACAACATGGAAACCTTTACCCTGTTTGCCAGAGTAAAAGCTTCGAGATTATCGACCACCAGCTAAGCGACATTGAGTTGGAAGATAACCCGCTTATCGTAAACCCTGCAGTGGGTAAGTCGTTTGATATTGTTTATGAAGACGAAGAGATCGTGGTGGTGAATAAACCGGAGGAGTTCTTGTCGGTTCCAGGTAAGTTTATCGAAGATTCTATTTATACACGTATAAAAGCGCGTTACCCGGACGCTACTGGTCCTTTGATCATCCATAGATTGGACATGTCGACATCTGGCTTGTTGATCTTGGCGCTCACGGCAGAGTCAAACAAACACATTCAAAAACAGTTCATCAATAGAACCGTCGAGAAGCGCTACACCGCTTTGTTAGATGGTGAAATAACGGGTGAATCTGGCGATATCAGCCTGCCCTTGCGCGGCGACATCACCGACAGACCAAGGCAGCTAGTTTGCCATGAACATGGGCGTAACGCTGAAACGCATTGGCAAGCCGTCAGCACTAACAACGGCAAAACCAAGGTTCACTTGTACCCTAAAACAGGCCGTACCCACCAGCTGCGTATTCACTGTGCTCATCCGCAAGGGCTTGGCGTACCGATTCGTGGTGACGACTTATACGGATACAAACGCGAGCGCTTACACCTGCACGCTGGCTACCTAAAGTTGATTCACCCAACAACGGGGGAATGGATGGAGTTTGAAGTGCCTTCTGAATTCTAA
- a CDS encoding LysR family transcriptional regulator, with protein sequence MDKIECIRIFVETAQLNSFTATANKLDMTQSAISKKIAWLESDLGMTLFQRNSRKISLTQAGKEYLTYCSRFLEEMSAIESQLKRETESVEGELKISAPSAFSTMLLTEPLQAFIEQHPRIRINLSVDDHIVNLNKHNIDVAIRASQLKDSGLKARLLFNNKVHYFASPEYLRKHGVPHQPQELIKHQCLTYSLMTPTNEWHFTDQSHKASNIKVNQIFTSDSPEMLLKMAHQGLGIVALPGWMGKEFVEKGELTRLLADWSNEQLPMYAVYHASDYLPQRIRVFIDFLAEYLSSRNS encoded by the coding sequence ATGGACAAGATCGAATGCATTCGCATCTTTGTGGAAACCGCGCAACTGAATAGCTTCACCGCAACGGCCAACAAGTTGGACATGACACAAAGTGCCATCAGTAAAAAGATTGCGTGGTTAGAAAGTGATTTGGGAATGACGTTGTTCCAGCGAAACAGTCGTAAAATATCCCTAACCCAAGCGGGTAAAGAGTACCTCACTTATTGTTCCCGCTTCTTAGAAGAGATGTCCGCAATAGAAAGTCAGCTCAAGCGAGAAACCGAGTCTGTAGAAGGTGAATTAAAAATATCCGCTCCAAGCGCCTTTTCGACCATGTTACTCACTGAACCGCTTCAAGCATTCATTGAACAACACCCGCGGATACGTATTAATCTCAGCGTTGACGACCACATAGTTAACCTCAATAAGCACAATATTGACGTCGCCATCCGCGCATCACAGCTGAAAGACTCAGGGCTAAAAGCACGCTTGTTGTTTAATAATAAAGTTCACTACTTCGCGTCACCTGAATACCTCAGGAAACACGGAGTTCCGCACCAACCACAAGAGCTGATCAAACACCAATGCTTAACCTACTCACTGATGACGCCTACGAATGAATGGCACTTTACCGACCAGAGCCACAAAGCCAGCAATATCAAAGTAAATCAAATATTCACTTCAGACAGCCCAGAAATGTTGCTTAAGATGGCTCATCAAGGTTTAGGTATTGTTGCTTTGCCGGGTTGGATGGGTAAGGAGTTTGTAGAGAAAGGAGAATTAACTCGGTTATTGGCAGATTGGAGTAATGAACAGCTACCAATGTACGCGGTGTATCATGCGAGCGACTATTTGCCCCAAAGAATCCGAGTGTTTATCGATTTTCTTGCGGAGTATCTGAGTTCAAGAAATAGTTAA
- a CDS encoding glutathione S-transferase family protein, whose translation MITLHHLNKSRSKRIIWLLEELGVDYQIKPYQRDSVTFLAPPELKSVHPLGKSPVIEDDGVVISESGAITEYLIDKFGQGKFAPVRGTAEYVEYSQWLHFAESSGILPMLLKIFVMKDGCETNFLGGYADDENQKILTFVNEALEGKTYLVGETLTGADFMMSFIVEIVGNFGATALNPNIAKYGDLLASHPAYQKAEQLELEHSN comes from the coding sequence ATGATTACTTTACATCACCTAAATAAATCGCGTTCAAAGCGCATCATCTGGCTACTGGAAGAACTTGGTGTCGATTATCAAATCAAACCTTACCAACGAGACAGTGTCACGTTTTTAGCACCACCAGAACTGAAGTCTGTTCACCCTCTTGGTAAATCTCCAGTCATTGAAGACGATGGCGTCGTGATCAGTGAATCTGGCGCAATTACTGAGTACCTCATCGACAAGTTTGGCCAAGGTAAATTCGCACCAGTACGCGGCACAGCTGAATATGTTGAATATTCACAGTGGCTCCACTTTGCTGAAAGCTCTGGCATTTTACCAATGCTGCTGAAGATCTTCGTGATGAAAGACGGCTGCGAGACAAACTTCCTTGGTGGTTACGCAGACGACGAAAATCAAAAGATCTTAACCTTCGTTAACGAAGCACTTGAAGGCAAAACTTATCTTGTAGGCGAAACACTCACTGGTGCCGATTTCATGATGTCGTTCATCGTAGAAATCGTGGGTAACTTTGGCGCGACTGCGCTCAACCCTAACATCGCTAAATACGGTGATCTTTTAGCAAGCCATCCTGCTTACCAAAAAGCGGAGCAATTAGAGTTAGAACACTCTAACTAA
- a CDS encoding D-alanyl-D-alanine carboxypeptidase family protein: MKLFSKYSLPLLSIFIVSNAAMVSNAAVAAPSIVPSPPSLGAKGYVLIDFNSGDVLVEKNAHTKLNPASLTKLMTSYVAGQEMKRGNISADDQVRISENAWAKNFPDSSKMFIEVNTDVAMMDLYRGLIIQSGNDASVAIAEHVAGSQDAFVDLMNSWAASLKLENTHFANAHGLDADDLYSTPYDIALLGRAIIRDLPDVYGLYSERSFSYNGITQHNRNGLLRDRSLTVDGMKTGYTSGAGYSLASSATQGEMRLIAVVMGASSVKSRESDSKQLLSYGFRFFDTLNPHQGGDQVAEEKVWFGEQDTLKLGVAEDTFITLPKSDSKKLTASIELNSELKAPIAEGQTLGVVHYTVDGEDVQTQPLIALEAVEQGGLFKRLMDYVKLFFASLF; encoded by the coding sequence ATGAAACTCTTCTCCAAATACTCTCTCCCTCTATTAAGTATATTCATTGTAAGTAACGCAGCGATGGTAAGTAATGCAGCGGTCGCAGCACCTTCTATAGTACCAAGCCCACCTAGCCTAGGCGCAAAAGGGTATGTGTTAATTGATTTTAATTCTGGTGATGTGCTGGTCGAAAAAAATGCACACACTAAGTTAAATCCAGCGAGTTTGACCAAACTGATGACCAGCTATGTGGCTGGACAAGAGATGAAGCGAGGCAATATCTCTGCTGACGATCAGGTACGAATCAGCGAAAATGCGTGGGCTAAGAATTTCCCTGACTCTTCAAAAATGTTTATAGAAGTAAACACTGATGTAGCTATGATGGATCTTTACCGTGGCTTGATTATTCAATCGGGTAACGATGCGAGTGTTGCGATTGCGGAACATGTTGCAGGCTCACAAGATGCATTTGTGGATTTAATGAACTCTTGGGCTGCATCTCTTAAACTAGAAAACACCCATTTTGCCAATGCACATGGCTTAGACGCTGACGATCTCTATTCGACTCCTTACGATATCGCGCTGCTCGGTCGAGCCATAATTCGTGACTTACCAGATGTGTATGGCTTATACAGCGAACGTTCTTTTAGTTATAACGGCATCACACAACACAACCGTAATGGCTTGCTACGTGATAGAAGCTTGACCGTTGATGGCATGAAAACGGGCTACACCTCTGGTGCAGGCTATAGTTTGGCGAGCTCAGCGACACAAGGTGAGATGAGGCTTATCGCGGTTGTGATGGGCGCATCAAGTGTTAAGAGCCGTGAATCAGACAGCAAACAGCTATTGAGTTATGGTTTCCGCTTCTTCGACACACTAAACCCGCACCAAGGCGGCGATCAAGTTGCTGAAGAGAAGGTATGGTTTGGTGAGCAAGACACATTGAAGCTAGGTGTGGCAGAAGACACGTTTATTACGCTGCCTAAGTCAGACAGCAAAAAGTTGACTGCATCTATCGAGCTTAACTCTGAACTGAAAGCACCGATTGCTGAAGGGCAAACTTTAGGTGTGGTTCACTACACAGTCGATGGCGAAGATGTTCAAACCCAACCTTTGATTGCGCTTGAAGCAGTCGAGCAGGGTGGTTTGTTCAAGCGTTTAATGGATTACGTTAAGTTGTTCTTCGCGAGTCTATTCTAG
- a CDS encoding IS3 family transposase, which yields MRRNSAQSGVLRSGCKSHGSRFRSPNFKEAQGRVIKEKTVRKLTVTKACHFIGITRQAFYKRCVAEIHQTKKDESVLGFVKEQRMMHPRIGTRKIKYLLAQNDIEIGRDRLFSLLRMNRLLVQNRRAYHRTTNSNHRFYCHPNRIKEGLIPEGPEQLWVADITYLATRRGSTYLSLVTDAYSRKIVGYHISDDMKARTVKQAFLNVLKERKNTGELVHHSDRGVQYCSVEYQELHRQYGVSCSMTDGYDCYQNALAERINGILKMEYLLNKPNDLDEAKKMVAESVKIYNEYRPHTALKYKTPDEIHRAF from the coding sequence ATTAGAAGAAACTCAGCTCAAAGCGGAGTTCTTCGAAGCGGTTGTAAAAGTCATGGATCGAGATTTCGGAGTCCGAATTTCAAAGAAGCGCAAGGCCGAGTTATTAAGGAAAAAACGGTCAGAAAGTTGACCGTCACTAAAGCTTGTCACTTCATAGGTATTACACGACAAGCTTTCTACAAGCGCTGTGTTGCAGAAATTCATCAGACAAAGAAAGATGAATCCGTACTCGGTTTTGTGAAGGAGCAAAGGATGATGCACCCTCGAATAGGAACTCGTAAGATCAAGTATTTACTTGCTCAGAACGATATTGAAATCGGGCGAGACCGCTTATTCTCTCTGCTGAGAATGAATCGATTATTAGTACAGAATCGAAGGGCTTACCATCGAACCACAAACAGTAATCATCGCTTTTACTGCCATCCAAATCGAATCAAAGAAGGCTTAATACCGGAAGGGCCAGAGCAATTATGGGTTGCCGATATTACTTACCTAGCAACGCGGCGTGGTAGTACTTATCTCAGTTTAGTGACGGACGCTTACTCAAGAAAAATCGTGGGCTATCACATAAGTGATGATATGAAAGCTCGCACGGTCAAGCAGGCCTTTTTAAACGTGTTGAAAGAGCGGAAGAATACAGGTGAGCTTGTCCATCACTCAGATCGAGGTGTTCAGTACTGCTCTGTTGAATACCAAGAGTTGCATCGACAGTATGGTGTATCTTGCTCAATGACTGATGGCTATGACTGTTATCAGAATGCGTTGGCAGAGAGGATCAACGGAATACTGAAGATGGAGTATCTGTTGAATAAGCCTAATGATTTAGATGAAGCAAAGAAAATGGTCGCTGAATCAGTAAAAATCTATAATGAATATAGGCCTCACACAGCTCTAAAATACAAAACGCCCGATGAAATACATCGAGCGTTTTAG
- a CDS encoding DUF4136 domain-containing protein, whose translation MIKRSICATKSIRKVALLALIAVGLTACTTQEIQPTHNYGVVTSGDFDFMKYGVMTYSWHPESEKVYLSQKYDETVITDSVRDSIQQQLSSKGYQLKQNGVGDVVVGFGLAEESELNDESIFDAIKLSTGVPFYDGEGKVAEKGSLYIAFFVPNSQVVQWQALAQSGIQPDLEPNESKQRITGFVEMLFRRMPER comes from the coding sequence ATGATAAAACGATCCATTTGTGCAACAAAAAGCATAAGAAAAGTAGCGCTGTTGGCTTTAATCGCTGTTGGGCTAACTGCGTGCACCACGCAAGAAATACAACCTACTCATAATTATGGTGTGGTCACTAGCGGTGATTTTGATTTCATGAAATACGGAGTGATGACGTATTCATGGCATCCTGAGTCAGAAAAGGTTTATCTTTCTCAAAAGTACGATGAAACCGTGATCACCGATTCAGTACGTGATTCGATTCAACAGCAGCTCTCAAGTAAAGGTTATCAGTTGAAACAGAATGGTGTTGGCGATGTTGTCGTAGGCTTTGGATTAGCGGAAGAATCGGAACTGAACGATGAATCTATCTTCGATGCGATTAAACTGTCTACTGGTGTGCCATTTTACGATGGTGAAGGCAAAGTAGCGGAGAAAGGTTCGCTATACATTGCTTTTTTCGTTCCTAACTCTCAAGTCGTACAATGGCAAGCATTAGCACAGTCTGGTATCCAACCTGATTTAGAGCCGAACGAGAGCAAACAGCGCATTACTGGCTTTGTTGAAATGTTATTTAGACGCATGCCAGAACGGTAG